In the genome of Nitrospiraceae bacterium, the window GGTTGAATACGTGGTGTCCTTAACCACGGACTCCATTTTAACCCTACACCGACACCACCTTAGGTTGGGAAAAGAAAGGAGACTGTGATTTTCCCATCAACCCGTCATACACCTGAAGGTAGCTCTCCACCATGGCCTGCATTGAAAATTCTTTTTCGACTCGCTTCCTCCCTGCGAACCCATGATTCCGCATCGTCATTCGGTCTTGAAGATAAGCCAATAATGCCAAGCCCAGGGCTTCGGGATCTTTTGGAGGAACAAGCCGGCCAGTTTCGCCCTCCACCACCAGCTCGGAATTTCCACCAACCCGTGTGGCAATAACCGGAAGTCCAGTGGCCATCGCTTCCAAAATGGTGTTAGAGATACCTTCAGCTTCAGAAGGCAAGATAAATACATCCATGCTCTGTAACAAACGAGGAATATCGGTTCGCGCACCAGCCATCCATACCATACCGATTAAGTTAGAGTCGCGAACCAATTGTTCAAGTTCCTGCCTTAGGCACCCGTCGCCAACGATGACGACGCGGACCTTATCGACTATTGTCGGGTCCATTTTTACGAGAGAGGTTATACCCCGAATCAACGTGGCCTGATCTTTCACATGTTCCAATCGCCCCACGGTTCCAATCACCACCTTATCCGAACTGGCAAACCCCTCTGGGAGTATTTCCCGTCCTTTCCGCGTATTGGAAT includes:
- a CDS encoding TIGR03088 family PEP-CTERM/XrtA system glycosyltransferase, whose protein sequence is MSSSSSPPLVMHVIYRLAMGGLENGLVNLINHMPSGRYRHAIVCLTDFTDFRERICSPEVSVLALHKQPGMDWSVYGKLWTIIRDMKPMIVHTRNLPTLEMAAIAVLARVPNRIHGEHGRDLHDAYGTSKKFLIFRKILDLAVHHYVAVSRDLEQWLQNMVTIVPSKVSQIYNGVDTEIFHSNTRKGREILPEGFASSDKVVIGTVGRLEHVKDQATLIRGITSLVKMDPTIVDKVRVVIVGDGCLRQELEQLVRDSNLIGMVWMAGARTDIPRLLQSMDVFILPSEAEGISNTILEAMATGLPVIATRVGGNSELVVEGETGRLVPPKDPEALGLALLAYLQDRMTMRNHGFAGRKRVEKEFSMQAMVESYLQVYDGLMGKSQSPFFSQPKVVSV